DNA sequence from the Coriobacteriia bacterium genome:
GGAAAGTTGAATATCATGTCGGCGTTGATGGAGTGGAACGCTCCCTCGACCGACTTCAGCCGTTCCAAGATATCGGCCGCCGAGCCGTACTTGTCGTAGCGATCCATCTGCTTGAGCAGCGCGTCGTCGAGCGACTGGACGCCGACGCTGAACCGGTCAACGCGTCCCTGCAAGGGCTCGATCCACTTGGGATACAGGTGATTCGGGTTGGTCTCCGAGGAGACCTCCTTGATCGAGAACAGCTCCTTCGCCAGGTCGATCGTCTTGATCAGCTGCGGTAGATCGATGGTGGGGGTGCCCCCGCCGATATACATCGATGCAAAGTCGTAGCCCAGCGCTGCGACCATGCGCATCTCGGTGCGCAGGTTCTCGAAGTACGCGTCGGCCCTCTCCTGGTTGAACGGAAAGCGGTTAAACGAGCAGTACGGGCACAGCCGCTCGCAGAACGGGATGTGGACGTAGAGCAGGTACTCGCGGCCGGGCACCGGCACCGGTAGCTGGTCGATGCCGGACGGCGAAAGCGTGAGGTACTTGTCGTTCGTGCGGCGCATGACCGCGGAAAGCATTCGTTCGGAGAGCATAGGTTGTGTCCCGCTCCTTTGAGGCGCTTAGCTCGGCTGCCGAGCAGCCAGCGCCCGGTATGCGATGTCGTGTCGGAAGAACGAGCCATCGAATTGGACAAGCTCGACGGCCGCGTACGCGTTCTCGACGGCGGTTGGGAAGTCGCGCGCCACTGCGGTCACGTTGAGCACACGCCCGCCCGCCGAGACCAGCTCGCCATTCTCGGCAATCTTGGTGCCTGCGTGGTAGACGGTGACGCCAGGGATCTGCTCGGCGGCTTCTATGCCCGTGATGGGCTTGCCGACGCCGTACTCGCCCGGATAGCCCGCGCTCGCCATGACCACGGAGACAGCGACGTTCTGGGTCCACGACAGCAGGCCCATCGACTCGAGCTGGCCGTCCGCGAGCGCCATGAGCACCTCGGCCAGGTCGCTGTTGAGGCGCGGGAGCAGTACCTGCGTTTCGGGATCGCCAAAGCGTGTGTTGTACTCGAGCACCTTGGGGCCGTCAGCGGTCAGGATGAAGCCACCGTAGAGGATGCCGCGGAACCCGATGCCCTCCGAGTGCAGTGCGCGCGCCGTCATTTCGAGAATCTCGAGCATGCGCGAGTAGTCGGCGGCAGGCACGCCGGGAACCGGCGAGTAGACGCCCATCCCGCCCGTGTTGGGGCCCTTGTCGCCGTCGCCCACACGCTTGTAATCCTGCGCAGGCGCCATCGGCATGACCGTGGTGCCGTCCACGAAGGCGAGCAGCGAGACCTCGGGGCCCTCGAGGAACTCCTCGATGACGACCCTACTGCCAGCCTCGCCGAATCGCCCCGAGAAGCACTCCTCGACCGCCGAGACTGCCTCACTCATCTCGGTTGCGACCGTCACGCCCTTGCCAGCGGCCAGGCCGTCGGCCTTGACGACGATCGGTGCCGAATGAGAGCCGAGGTACGCGATCGCGGATTCACGATCGGTGAACGTCGCGGACTCACCCGTGGGAATCTTGGCGCGAACCATCAGGTCCTTCGCGAACGACTTGCTGCCCTCAAGCTGCGCGCCATCCTTGCCGGGCCCGACGGTTGGGATGCCGGCGGCGCGTAGCGCGTCGGCCAAGCCGCTGCAAAGCGGACCCTCCGGGCCGATAACCGCCAAATCGATGTCCTTGCTTCGCGCGAACTCGACGACAGCGTCGGCATCATCGGGATTGAGCGCCACGTTGTTGGTGACGCGCTCGCCGGCGGTTCCGCCATTGCCGGGCGCTGCGTAGATCGCGGTGACGTGCGGTGAAGACGCAAGTGAGTGAACGATGGCGTGCTCGCGGCCACCAGAGCCAAGCACGAGGATGCGCATGGGATCACCTGTCGGTCGTGTGTGGGCGAGGACTAGGGACGGCTTCGCGGCGTCGAGCCGCGGCTCCTGCCGCATTGTAGCCGAATCGCGGACCCGGGAGCGCGCGCAGCGGTCGCGCTCGCAGGCTTGGTGACGGTCGTGCCCACATGGGAGACATACTTCCTGCGGGCTCCTCGGCAGCCTGCCTTTGCAGCCAACCAAGGAGGACTCCATGGCAACGCTCGTCGCCATTGCGTACCCGAACGACCCCGACCGCGCGGCAGGCGCGGCTCAAGAACTCGTGAACCTGCCGTTCGCGGCCAGCGCCGACCTCGACGACGCCGTCGCGGTGGTCGTGAACGGCCACGGAGAGGCCAAGCTGCTGCAGTCGACCAACCTGACCACGCTCGGCGCGCTGGACGGCGCGCTCATCGGCTTGGTGAGCGGCGTCGTTCTAACGTTCGGTTTCCCGTTCTTGGCGCCGGTGGTCGCAGCCGGCGCGATGCTGGGCGCAAGCGCCATCGGCGCGGCGACCGGCGGCGTGGTGGGCCACTACACCGACATCGGAATCGACGACGAGTTCGTGCGCGACCTATCAGCCAAGCTGCCGCCCAACTCCTCAGCCCTCTTCGTGTTGATCGAGGCCGACAACCCCGACGACGTCATCGACCAGCTCGCCTCGTGCGGCGGCGAACTGCTGAGCACGGACCTGCCCGCCGAGCAGGCCCAGAAGCTGCGCGAGGCGCTCAAGCGCGAGCACGAGGAAGAGACCATCTAGCGCGGACCGTCGCCCGCGCTTCACGTGCGCCCCGGACGCGACTCGTCCGGCTCGCAATCGAAAAGGCCCCGGCATCGCTTCTCGCGGTCCGGGGCCTTCGTGTGCGTGAGGGTCGCGCTCGCCTAGGCGACTTCGCGTTGAGGTGCAGGCTGCGTGAAGCGTTTCGGCGTCACTTTGTAGCCCAGCGGCACGCCGAACAAAAGGCGAGTTTGAGCATCGAGCGCCGGCACCATTCCAAGGATGAAACCGAGTACCGGAAGCAGGAACCAGAGGAAGACGATCTCGATGGCCGTCTGTACCTTCGAGACTTCCCTGGGAGGAGGACAACGGTAGAGCTCCATGACGATCGAGGAGATCATGACCACAGTACCCACCGTGAACAGCACGTTGAGGAAGATCAGGTTCTCGGCGATCGAGTGGCGCCAGCCCAAGTCGTACCAGTGAAGGTGCGAGTAGTAGGCGCTCAGGATGTAGACGCTCGTCAGGAACACCCACGCCGTGACGCGCATGGTGTGGTCGTTGAGCACCTGCATCAGGCGGAAGAGCGCCGAGCCACGCGAAGCTGCGCTCTTGCGCTGCGTGATCTGGCCCCAGCAGTAGCCGACGTCCTCTGCACCCCAAGAGTGACGCTTGAGCTGCTCCGAGCGGTTCTTGACCGCGTCGGCCCAACCGTCGCCGTCGGTGGCATCACCGTAGGTCGGCAGGAAGATCGAGTGCGTCGCAATCTCTTCGCCGGTCTCGAACATGCAGTTCAGATAGGCGTGCCAGTCCTCGGGAATGACGGCCGGATCCCAGTAGCCGCACCGCTCGCAGAGCTGCAGTGACAGCGTGTAGGTCGATATGGGAAGCGAGTCGAACCACGGCATCGACAGCTCGGAGAGCTGAACCGCATGCTGCATCCAAGTCGTGAAGCGCACAGGCGCCGGAACCTGCCAGATGTTGTTGTAGAAGAACAGCGGCGCCTGCCAGAACGACAGGTGGCGGCGCTCCTCGGCGGCGAACGAACGTGCCACTGCCGAGAAGTAGCGGCGGTCGAGGACGGAGTCGGCGTCGCACGAGGTGATCGTGCACAGCGCCGGGTCGATACCCAGCTCGTCGATGGCGGCACGAGCGTGCTTGCCCGCCCACGCCTCGTTGGAGGACTTGCCCGGCTCTTCACCCTGAATGTTGCCGGGGTGGACGGTCGCCATCATATGCAGGTAGCGCTTGCCGAACTCGGCGATGAGGCCGTCGGCCTTGGCGCGAGCGTTCGGCTCGCGCTCCTCCA
Encoded proteins:
- the purD gene encoding phosphoribosylamine--glycine ligase, giving the protein MRILVLGSGGREHAIVHSLASSPHVTAIYAAPGNGGTAGERVTNNVALNPDDADAVVEFARSKDIDLAVIGPEGPLCSGLADALRAAGIPTVGPGKDGAQLEGSKSFAKDLMVRAKIPTGESATFTDRESAIAYLGSHSAPIVVKADGLAAGKGVTVATEMSEAVSAVEECFSGRFGEAGSRVVIEEFLEGPEVSLLAFVDGTTVMPMAPAQDYKRVGDGDKGPNTGGMGVYSPVPGVPAADYSRMLEILEMTARALHSEGIGFRGILYGGFILTADGPKVLEYNTRFGDPETQVLLPRLNSDLAEVLMALADGQLESMGLLSWTQNVAVSVVMASAGYPGEYGVGKPITGIEAAEQIPGVTVYHAGTKIAENGELVSAGGRVLNVTAVARDFPTAVENAYAAVELVQFDGSFFRHDIAYRALAARQPS
- a CDS encoding DUF1269 domain-containing protein, producing MATLVAIAYPNDPDRAAGAAQELVNLPFAASADLDDAVAVVVNGHGEAKLLQSTNLTTLGALDGALIGLVSGVVLTFGFPFLAPVVAAGAMLGASAIGAATGGVVGHYTDIGIDDEFVRDLSAKLPPNSSALFVLIEADNPDDVIDQLASCGGELLSTDLPAEQAQKLREALKREHEEETI